The DNA region CTGGTGCTGGGCAATCTGTCCCTGCCCACGACCGCGGGTGTGGCCTTCGCCGAACACGTATGGCTGTCCGCCCAGCGCCCCTCCCTGCGCGAGGCCCTCCTGACGGGTGAACGCCGGTCCCGGCCCGACGCGCGCAACCGCTTCTCGTCCGGGCTCCCCGCCCAGCTCGCGGCTCGTGCGCTCGGACTCGGCGCGGGTGCCTGGGCGCTCGACGCCGCCTGTGCCTCCTCGCTGTACGCGATCAAGATGGCGTGCGACCGCCTGCACGACGGCGGCGCGGACCTGATGCTGGCCGGAGCGGTCAACCGGGTCGACAACCTCTACCTGCACGTGGGGTTCTGCGGTCTGTCCGCGGTGAGCCGCACCGGCCGCAGCCGTCCCTTCGCCCGGGACGCCGACGGGTTGATGCATGGTGAGGGCGCGGGCTTCGTCGCCCTGATGCGCCTGCCCGACGCCCTGTCCGCCGGCCTGCCCGTGCTCGGGGTGATCCGCGGCATCGGGCTGTCCAACGACGGGCGCGGCGGCGGTCTGCTCAGCCCGGCCGAGGAGGGACAGGTGCGGGCGATGGGCCTGGCGTACGCGTCCGCGGGCATCGCGCCGCGGACCGTGTCGCTCGTCGAGTGCCACGCCACGGGAACTCCGGTCGGGGACGCCGTGGAGGCTCGCGCCATGGCCCGGGTCTACGCGCGGGGCGACGACGTGCCCATCGGTTCGGCGAAGTCCAACGTGGGGCACCTGCTCGCCACGGCGGGCGTGGCCGGACTCCTGAAGGTGCTCGGTGCGATGCGTTCGGGCATCCGGCCGGCGACGCTCGGCGCCGAGGACCCCCTGGCGGAACTGCGCGGCACACCGCTCAGGGTGCTCACCGCACCGGAGCCGTGGTCGGGGCCGCGCAGGGCGGCCCTGAGCGCCTTCGGCTTCGGCGGGACGAACGCCCATCTGATCGTGGACGCCCACGACGGCGGTCACGTGCCGGCCGTCCGCACGGTTCAGCGTGTGGACCCGGCCGCCCGGGTGGCGGACACCTCGACGCGGGCGTCCTGCGTTCCGCCCTCCCCCAGGGAGCCCGAGCCCTCGTCCCCCACCGGCTCCGACGGCCCGGTGCGCCGCACTTCGCCGGTGGCGATCGTCGCCCTGGGTGCCAGGGTCGGCGGCGGGGCGGACACCGAGGACTTCCGCCGCGCGGTGCTCGCCGGCGAGCGGCGTGGTCCCGCCACGGAGATCGGCGTGGATCTGACGGACCTGTGCTTCCCACCACTGACGCTGCGGCAGACCGTGCCCCACCAGCTCCTCGCGTTCGAAGCGGCCCGCGAGGCCGTACGCGGCCTGTCGCTGCCCCGCGAGCGGACCATGGTGGTCATCGGGATGGGTGTCGATCCCGACGTGGCCCGCACCGGTGTCCGCCTGCGGCTCCCGCACTGGCTGGAGCAGGCCGGGGCGGGCGCCGGACCCGAGTTGCTCGCCGCCGCCCGGGACGCCTTTGTGTCGCCCATGACCGCGGAGCGTGTGGTCGGCAGCCTGCCCAACCTCGTGGCGAGCCGGATCAGCACACAACTCGACCTTGCGGGGCCCGCCTTCGCGGTGTCGGCGGAGGAGGCCTCCGGTCTGGTGGCGCTGGATGTCGCGGCCAGGGCGATCAGGGCGGGCGAGGCCGATGCCGCGCTCGTCGGCGCGACCGATCTGTCGTGCGAGCCGGTGCAGCAGGCCGCTCTGCGTGAACTCGGCCACGAGACCGAGCCGGGTGACGCCGCCGTGATCCTGGTCCTCAAGCCGCTCGACGCCGCCCGCAGGGACGGTGACACCGTGATCGCCCTGCTCGACGAGGAGCCGGCCGACGCCCCCGACATGGTCATCGGTGACGGCGCCGACGCCGTGTTCGACCCGGCGTCGCTCTTCGGCCGCGCCCACGCGGCCCAGGGGCTGGTATCCGTCGCAGTCGCGGCGACCGCTCTCCAGCACCGCGCGGTGCCGCGGCAGGGCGAGCTCGCGGAGACCGGCGCCCTGCCGCGCACCGCGGCGGCCGTCGTGACGCCGCTGGGAGGCCCCGCGGCCGGCGTCCGGCTGCGGGCAGGTGACGCCCGGCCCTGGCTGAGCGGGCCGGCTCCGCGGCTGCTCGTCTTCTCGGGGCGCGACCGCGACGGGGTACTGGCCGCGATGAAGTCGGGGGTGCAGTCCCCGGACGGGCCGGCGCGGCTGGCGCTCGTGGTCGAGGACGACGCCGGGCTTCCTGCCCGTGAGGAGGCCGCCCGCCGCTGGCTCTCGGAAGGCGGGGTGCGGCCCGCCGACGTGCGCTACCGGGACGAGCCGGTGCGGGGGCGGACCGCGTTCGTGTACACCAACGGCTCGGCCACCTACCCGGGCATGGGCCGCGAACTGATGCTCGCGCTGCCCTCGCTCGGCGACAGCATCAGGGCGAAGCACGGGACCGTCGCCGCGTGGGCGGCTCCGGGCCCGGCTCGGGGGGTGCTGGACCAGATCTGGGGCGCCGCGGGGCTCGCCACGGCTCATACGGTGCTCACCCGGGAGGTGCTCGGCCTGCGGCCGGACGCCGCCATCGGCTACTCCTCCGGGGAGTCGGCCGCGCTGGTCGCCCTGGGAGCATGGCCGGACGCCGCGGGGCTGTACGAGGCCGCCTGCACCAGCGGTCTGTTCACCACGGAGCTCACCGGTGAGCTCCGGGCGGTACGACGCGTGTGGGAGCGCCTGGGTGTACGGGGCTCCCGCTGGTCGACCCACCTCGTCACCGCGCCCCTCGACAGGATCCGCAGGGAACTCGCGGACGAGGTGGCCGTCCACCTGATGGCGGTGAACGCTCCCGGCATCTGCGTCATCGGCGGTGAGTCCCGGGCGTGCGCGGCCGTCGTGGCCCGGCTCGGTGCCGCCCACGCCATCGCCATCGACTACGACATGGCCGCCCACGCGCCGGAGCTGGCCGATGTCCGGGAGAGGTGGCGCGCGGCCCATCACCGGCCCACCAGGGCGGTGCCCGGCGTCCGGTTCTACAGCGGGGCCACCCGGCAGTCGTACGAGCCGACGTCGGAGCGCGCCGCCGAGGCCCTCACCGCGCAGGGCATGGGCATGATCGACTTCGCCGGTACGGTCGAACAGGCCTGGGCCGACGGCATCCGCATCTTCGTCGAGCACGGGCCGCGCAAGCTGTGCACCGGCTGGATCGGGCGGGTGCTCGGCGACCGGGAGCACGTGTCCGTCGCCCTGGACGCTCCGCAGGGCGCAGGAGTCCGGCAACTCTGTCTCGCCGTGGCCGAACTCGTCGTCGCCGGGGTGCCCGTGCGTGCTGACGAACTCTTCGGCCGCCTAAGGTCCGCCGCCGTACCGGTCCCCGGACCCGCCCCCGCCGTCACGGTGGCCGTCCCCGGTGCTCCTCGCCTGCCGTCGTCCCTGGAGACATCCGCCGTGGTCATGCCCAGGGCACCCCGGCTGACGCCTGTTCCGGACCTGGAGGACGTCCGGCCCGAGGCCGCCGACATCCCCGGTATGCGCTCCCCCGGTGTCGTGGCGCGGCAGCCGCAGCCGCAGCCGGATCAGCGGGCGTGGCCGACGAGCGTCGGAGAGCTGGTGGCCGCGCAGAGCCGCCGGGTGACCGCACTGCACCTGGACATCACGGCGCGGCACGCCGAGGCCCATCAGCGGTTCCTGCGGATCTCTGCCGAAGCGGTCACCGCTGCGGCACGCGTCGGCGCAGTACGTCGGCCACCCGCGCCCCCGGTGCGTGTGCCCGGCCCCGCGTCACCGTCCTCGGCCCCGTCCGCCCCTGGCACGGCCGGACCACCTCCGGCCGCATCGCCGGCCCCGCGTGTGCCCGTGCCTCTCTCGCGGCCGGAACCGGCGCCGGGGTCGCCGAAGGATGCGCTGCCGGGGCCGAAGTTCGACCGCGCCCAGCTCGAGCACCTTGCCTCCCGGGAGATCTCGGCGGTGTTCGGCCCGCGGTTCGCCCCACAGGACGCGTACGCCGTGCAGACCCGGATGCCCGCACCGCCGATGCTGTTCACCGACCGTGTCCTCGGCATCGACGCGGAGCCGGCCGCGCTCGCCGAACCGGGGCCGGTGCGTACCTCGGGAACGATCTGGACGGAAACGGACGTCCGCGCCGACAGCTGGTTCCTGGATGCCACCGGCCGCATGCCCACCGCGCTGATGATCGAGGCGGGCCAAGCGGACCTGCTCCTGCTCAGCTGGCTCGGTATCGACCTCGTCACCCGGGGCGAACGCGCCTACCGGCTGCTCGGCTGCGAGTTGACGTACCACGGCAGCCCGCCCGGGGCCGGGGAGACACTGCGCTACGAGATCCACGTCGACGGCCACGCCGAACACGGCGGCGTCCGGCTGTCCTTCTTCCACTACGACTGCTACGCGGGCGGTGAACTCAAACTCAGCGTCCGCGAGGGCCGGGCCGGGTTCTTCACCCCGGCGGAACTCGACGGCAGCGGCGGTGTGTGCTGGGACCCCGCCGACTGCCCGCCCGACGACGCGCTGCCGCTCGATCCGCCCGCCGTGCGCTGCGAGCTGGACGCCTTCACCGCACCACGCGTGCGGGCCCTGGCGGAGGGGCGGCCCGCGGACTGCTTCGGCCCCGGCTGGGAGACGACCGCCGCCCACGTACGCTCGCCCGGCATCGACGACGGCCGGCTGCGGATGCTGCACGAGGTCACCACGTTCGACCCGGCCGGCGGCCCCTGGGGCCGCGGCTACCTGCGCGCCGAGGCTCCCGTCTCACCGGACGACTGGTTCTTCCCGGGGCACTTCAAGAACGACCCCTGCATGCCAGGCACCCTGATGCTCCAGGGTGGCCTCCAGGCGATGGCGTTCTACCTGGTGGCGATGGGCTTCACGGTCGACAGGGACGGCTGGCGCTTCGAACCCGTCGACGACGCGCCCTGCTCGGCGAGTTGCCGGGGCCAGGCGACCCCGGACAGTCGCCGGATCGTCTACGAGGTGTTCGTGCGCGAGGTCTCGGCCGGACCGTTGCCGACGCTGTACGCCGACGTGCTGGGCACCGTCGACGGGGTCAAGGCGTTCCTCGGACGGAACGCGTCGCTGCGCCTGGTCCCCGACTGGCCGCTGTCGCACTGGCGCCGGCTCGGCCCGCCCGCCGTCCGGAGCAGCGGTGTGCCGGTGCCGCTCGCCGCACTCGGCGGACTGGCCGGGTACCGGGAGACCGGGACGGTGGCGACGGTGGACGGGTTCTCTTTCGACTACGCCTCGTTGCTGGCGTGCGCGTGGGGCAGGCCGAGCGAGGCGTTCGGTGCGGCGTACGAGCCCTTCGACGGCACCCGCAGGGTCGCGCGCCTGCCCGGTCCCCCTTACCACTTCATGAGCCGCATCGCCGAGGTGGAGGGGCCGCAGGGGGGCATGCGGGAGGGCAGCGTCGTCGTCGCCGAGTACGACGTACCCGGCGCCGCCTGGTACTTCGAGCAGAACAACGGTGGTGCGATGCCGTTCGCGGTCCTCATGGAGATCGCGCTGCAGCCGTGCGGGTGGTTGGCCTCCTACGCGGGCAGTGCTCTGACCACCGGCACCGACCTGCTGTTCCGCAATCTCGACGGCACGGGTACCGTCACCGGCGAGGTCACCCCCGCCACCCGGACCGTACGCACCCACGCCACGCTGAGCCGTGTCTCGCGCGTCGGAGACATGATCATCCAGTCGTTCGAGGTCCGGTGCACGGCTGACGGCGAACCGCTCTTCGAATTGTCCACGGTGTTCGGCTTCTTCCCACCCTCGTCCTTCGACGACCAGGCCGGACTCCCGGTCACGGACGAGGCCCTGGCCGGCCTCGAGGCTCCCTGCGACCGCAGCGTCGATCTCACCACTCGGTGCGCGCCTCACCGCGAAGGCCCGTCGGGCCTCCCCGGACCCATGCTGCTGATGCTCGACCGGGTCACGGGATACTGGCCGGACGGCGGCAGCGCCGGGCTCGGCCGACTGCGGTCGGAGAAGGACGTGGACGCGGGCGAGTGGTTCTTCAAAGCACACTTCTTCCAGGATCCGGTGCAGCCCGGCTCGCTGGGCATCGAGGCCATGTGCCAACTGCTCCAGTACTACATGCTCGAACGCGGCATGACCGCCGGTGTCCCGCATCCGCGGTTCGCGCCGGTGCTGCCGGGGCGGGCGATGACCTGGAGGTACAGGGGGCAGATCACGCCGGCCAACCGGCTGATCAGGGTGGTGCTGGACGTCCTGGAGGCGGGCACGGACGCGCGGGGCCCCTACGCCATGGCGGAGGCATCGCTCTGGGGCGACGACACCTGCATCTACCGCGTGAGCGGTCTGGGCGTGCGCGTGGTGCCCGGTGACGGCACCGCGCCTTCCGCCGGCACGTACCGCGCCCACGACACCGTTCCGCGGGCACGGCGTCTGCCCTGATCCGGCACCCACCGGCCGGGGCCCGGCCGGTGGGTGCCGACGGGCGCCGCGGCGACGGGACCCACTGTGCCGGCCGGTGCATGGCGCGGCACCGGCCGGGCAGCCAGGCTGCCCATCGGAGAGGCGGTAGCCTGCCGGCATGCGCGACGACACGCCTGACGGGACGCGCCGTGTCCAACTGAGCCGGACCTTCGACGAGGACGCGGAGTTGTACGACCGGGCGCGTCCCGGATATCCACGGGCCCTGTTCGACGACCTCGCCGAACTGGCCGGTACCGGACCGGGCTGCCGGGTCCTCGAGGTGGGGGCGGGCACCGGCAAGGCGACCGTGCCGCTCGCCGAGCGGGGTTGCCGGATCGTCGCCGTCGAACTGGGGGCGGACATGGCCGCCGTCGCCCGTCGCAACCTGGCCGGCTTCGGGGGGGGTGGAGGTCGTGACGGCGGACTTCGAGACCTGGGCACTGCCGAAGGAGCCGTTCGACGTCGTCCTGTCGGCGACCGCGTTCCACTGGATCGATCCTGCGGTGCGGATGGTCAGGGCAGCCGACGCGCTGAGGCCCGACGGCGCTCTCGCCGTGGTCGCCACGCAGCATGTGGCGGGTGGCAGCGAGGAGTTCTTCGTCGAGGTCCAGGCCTGTTACGAGCGCTTCGATCCGGCCACCCCGGCGGGGCTGCGGCTACCTGCCGCCGAAGACGTCGACACCTCGGAGCACGCGGACGAGGCCGCACGCAGCGGCCGGTACGGCCCGGTCGCCTTCCGGCGTCACACGTGGGAACTGACGTACACCACGGCG from Streptomyces sp. B1I3 includes:
- a CDS encoding polyketide synthase, with amino-acid sequence MGFEPIAVVGRGCVLPDALDPDTFWDNVAAGRDSLTAVPEGRWRLPHRWAMGSVDDHLDRTWTDVGGYVRDFESVFDPSSFRIPPEDVMALDPLFRWVLYGARQALAEAGHEGPLPRAGLVLGNLSLPTTAGVAFAEHVWLSAQRPSLREALLTGERRSRPDARNRFSSGLPAQLAARALGLGAGAWALDAACASSLYAIKMACDRLHDGGADLMLAGAVNRVDNLYLHVGFCGLSAVSRTGRSRPFARDADGLMHGEGAGFVALMRLPDALSAGLPVLGVIRGIGLSNDGRGGGLLSPAEEGQVRAMGLAYASAGIAPRTVSLVECHATGTPVGDAVEARAMARVYARGDDVPIGSAKSNVGHLLATAGVAGLLKVLGAMRSGIRPATLGAEDPLAELRGTPLRVLTAPEPWSGPRRAALSAFGFGGTNAHLIVDAHDGGHVPAVRTVQRVDPAARVADTSTRASCVPPSPREPEPSSPTGSDGPVRRTSPVAIVALGARVGGGADTEDFRRAVLAGERRGPATEIGVDLTDLCFPPLTLRQTVPHQLLAFEAAREAVRGLSLPRERTMVVIGMGVDPDVARTGVRLRLPHWLEQAGAGAGPELLAAARDAFVSPMTAERVVGSLPNLVASRISTQLDLAGPAFAVSAEEASGLVALDVAARAIRAGEADAALVGATDLSCEPVQQAALRELGHETEPGDAAVILVLKPLDAARRDGDTVIALLDEEPADAPDMVIGDGADAVFDPASLFGRAHAAQGLVSVAVAATALQHRAVPRQGELAETGALPRTAAAVVTPLGGPAAGVRLRAGDARPWLSGPAPRLLVFSGRDRDGVLAAMKSGVQSPDGPARLALVVEDDAGLPAREEAARRWLSEGGVRPADVRYRDEPVRGRTAFVYTNGSATYPGMGRELMLALPSLGDSIRAKHGTVAAWAAPGPARGVLDQIWGAAGLATAHTVLTREVLGLRPDAAIGYSSGESAALVALGAWPDAAGLYEAACTSGLFTTELTGELRAVRRVWERLGVRGSRWSTHLVTAPLDRIRRELADEVAVHLMAVNAPGICVIGGESRACAAVVARLGAAHAIAIDYDMAAHAPELADVRERWRAAHHRPTRAVPGVRFYSGATRQSYEPTSERAAEALTAQGMGMIDFAGTVEQAWADGIRIFVEHGPRKLCTGWIGRVLGDREHVSVALDAPQGAGVRQLCLAVAELVVAGVPVRADELFGRLRSAAVPVPGPAPAVTVAVPGAPRLPSSLETSAVVMPRAPRLTPVPDLEDVRPEAADIPGMRSPGVVARQPQPQPDQRAWPTSVGELVAAQSRRVTALHLDITARHAEAHQRFLRISAEAVTAAARVGAVRRPPAPPVRVPGPASPSSAPSAPGTAGPPPAASPAPRVPVPLSRPEPAPGSPKDALPGPKFDRAQLEHLASREISAVFGPRFAPQDAYAVQTRMPAPPMLFTDRVLGIDAEPAALAEPGPVRTSGTIWTETDVRADSWFLDATGRMPTALMIEAGQADLLLLSWLGIDLVTRGERAYRLLGCELTYHGSPPGAGETLRYEIHVDGHAEHGGVRLSFFHYDCYAGGELKLSVREGRAGFFTPAELDGSGGVCWDPADCPPDDALPLDPPAVRCELDAFTAPRVRALAEGRPADCFGPGWETTAAHVRSPGIDDGRLRMLHEVTTFDPAGGPWGRGYLRAEAPVSPDDWFFPGHFKNDPCMPGTLMLQGGLQAMAFYLVAMGFTVDRDGWRFEPVDDAPCSASCRGQATPDSRRIVYEVFVREVSAGPLPTLYADVLGTVDGVKAFLGRNASLRLVPDWPLSHWRRLGPPAVRSSGVPVPLAALGGLAGYRETGTVATVDGFSFDYASLLACAWGRPSEAFGAAYEPFDGTRRVARLPGPPYHFMSRIAEVEGPQGGMREGSVVVAEYDVPGAAWYFEQNNGGAMPFAVLMEIALQPCGWLASYAGSALTTGTDLLFRNLDGTGTVTGEVTPATRTVRTHATLSRVSRVGDMIIQSFEVRCTADGEPLFELSTVFGFFPPSSFDDQAGLPVTDEALAGLEAPCDRSVDLTTRCAPHREGPSGLPGPMLLMLDRVTGYWPDGGSAGLGRLRSEKDVDAGEWFFKAHFFQDPVQPGSLGIEAMCQLLQYYMLERGMTAGVPHPRFAPVLPGRAMTWRYRGQITPANRLIRVVLDVLEAGTDARGPYAMAEASLWGDDTCIYRVSGLGVRVVPGDGTAPSAGTYRAHDTVPRARRLP